One genomic segment of Gymnogyps californianus isolate 813 chromosome 8, ASM1813914v2, whole genome shotgun sequence includes these proteins:
- the DDX59 gene encoding probable ATP-dependent RNA helicase DDX59: MFLPRSVKVKRTADEDKSCTAKKNKLSSEGSLVEETTEFQGCKSVRTETSASRCNLNEVVQERTEPLAGDLGVANTTLGKDNQNTDEDSSLEEPIKSFSKSQRWAESGEPVCVVCGRYGEYICDKTDEDVCSLECKAKHLLQTQEKEKKLKSDQLTKAESQAETHLLNTPYFYKDHSFILGLRDEQIENLKLQLGIAVQGQQVPRPIVEFEHCGFPETLNHNLKNSGYEVPTPIQMQMIPVGLLGRDIVASADTGSGKTAAFLLPVIMKVLRETETPSALILAPTRELAIQIERQAKELMAGLPDMRTVLLVGGLPLPPQLHRLKQSVKVIIATPGRLLEILKQSSVQLHGIKIVVVDEVDTMLKMGFQQQVLDILEAISHDHQTILVSATIPVGIEQLANQLLHNFVRITIGEKNLPCSNVRQIILWVEEPSKKKKLFEILNDKKLFKPPVLVFVDCKLGADLLSDAVHKITGLQCTAMHSEKSQVERTDILQGLLQEKYEVIVSTGVLGRGLDLVNVKLVVNFDMPSSMDEYVHQVGRAGRLGHSGTAITFINNNSKKLFWDVVKRVKPTGTILPPQLLNSPYLHDQKRREQQRLKQLQNSLVTGDNIMDIIRKHDKNNSQR, from the exons ATGTTTTTACCAAGATCTGTTAAAGTCAAGAGGACTGCTGATGAGGACAAAAGTTGTacagctaagaaaaataaattgtcttcTGAAGGATCTTTGGTAGAGGAGACCACCGAGTTCCAAGGCTGTAAGTCAGTCAGAACAGAAACTTCTGCTTCAAGATGCAATTTGAATGAAGTTGTACAAGAACGCACAGAACCTCTAGCTGGAGACCTTGGTGTTGCTAATACAACTTTGGGAAAGGACAACCAAAATACTGACGAAGATAGCTCTTTGGAAGAACCCATAAAATCCTTCAGCAAATCCCAGCGTTGGGCAGAATCTGGAGAACCTGTATGTGTTGTGTGTGGTCGCTATGGAGAGTATATCTGCGATAAAACAGATGAAGATGTTTGTAGCTTGGAATGTAAAGCCAAACACCTTCTACAAactcaagaaaaggaaaaaaagctaaaatctGATCAACTCACAAAAGCAGAATCTCAAGCAGAAACTCACCTGCTTAATACACCTTATTTCTACAAAGATCATTCCTTTATTTTAGGTTTGCGAGATGAGCAGATTGAGAACCTTAAACTGCAGCTAGGTATTGCTGTCCAGGGCCAGCAAGTTCCAAGACCTATTGTAGAGTTTGAACACTGTGGTTTTCCTGAAACTTTAAACCATAATTTAAAGAATTCTGGCTATGAAGTCCCAACGCCCATCCAAATGCAAATGATCCCTGTTGGACTATTAGGGAGGGATATTGTGGCTAGTGCAGACACGGGCTCCGGAAAAACAGCCGCCTTCCTACTCCCTGTTATTATGAAGGTTTTGAGAGAG ACAGAAACTCCATCTGCCCTTATTTTGGCACCAACAAGGGAGTTAGCAATTCAGATAGAGAGACAAGCTAAAGAACTGATGGCTGGTTTACCAGACATGAGAACAGTTCTCCTGGTAGGAGGTTTACCGCTGCCACCACAGCTTCACCGTCTCAAGCAAAGTGTTAAG gtTATAATAGCAACACCTGGAAGACTTCTTgagattttaaagcaaagttcTGTTCAACTGCATGGCATAAAAATTGTAGTGGTGGATGAA GTGGATACCATGTTAAAAATGGGTTTCCAGCAGCAAGTGTTGGATATTTTGGAAGCCATCTCTCATGATCATCAAACCATACTGGTGTCAGCCACGATTCCTGTGGGCATTGAACAGTTAGCAAATCAGCTTCTGCACAATTTTGTAAGAATAACAATTGGAGAAAAGAATCTGCCATGTTCCAATGTTCGCCAAATTATCTTGTGGGTAGAAGAAccatctaaaaagaaaaagctgtttgaaataCTAAAT GATAAGAAACTCTTCAAGCCTCCAGTGTTGGTATTTGTGGACTGTAAGCTAGGAGCAGATCTGTTGAGTGATGCTGTTCATAAGATTACAGGATTGCAGTGTACAGCTATGCATTCTGAGAAGTCTCAGGTGGAAAGAACAGACATATTACAG GGATTACTTCAAGAGAAGTATGAAGTTATAGTAAGTACTGGAGTCCTTGGACGAGGGCTTGACCTTGTCAACGTCAAACTGGTAGTAAATTTTGATATGCCTTCAAGTATGGATGAATATGTACATcag gttGGAAGAGCAGGGAGGTTGGGTCACAGTGGAACTGCAATTACTTTTATCAATAACAACAGCAAGAAGCTCTTTTGGGATGTTGTGAAGAGAGTAAAACCAACGGGCACCATTCTTCCCCCACAGCTGCTTAATTCCCCCTATCTTCATGACCAAAAGAGAAGGGAACAACAGAGACTTAAACAATTACAGAATAGCCTTGTAACAGGAGATAATATTATGGACATTATtagaaaacatgacaaaaataattctcagaGGTAA